A region from the Acanthopagrus latus isolate v.2019 chromosome 8, fAcaLat1.1, whole genome shotgun sequence genome encodes:
- the lrrc29 gene encoding F-box/LRR-repeat protein 2 — protein MEDCEWEDFTETPELPLEIIVYILSFLHASDRKEASLVCRRWYSASQDLRFQRDVTFCFPASASSLELIRGLGRKSRCSLIISQLDGFSLSRSLLLEVGVCLGPKLESLALPGSSITEASLLALLPRLTSLRRLDLRGLDSLFMSGAFLSREEHRQQVRSALSGLEELDLSDLRYLSDLTFNRLTGCTPRLRRLALAGCHIAFEFDPYRGCPVGTVEDSSALLSLRNLRRLLTEQKSTIVALDLSRTSITPESLRIIAQVPGLVLDELCLHGCKELTDYSVEVLVKHQPSLKKLDISACTELTNRSVEAVAGGLKTLTHLSLSRDWRITEKGLADLLSVSSLRSLDLSECLHISGTEIVKGLTGSVAARAQLETLSLKSCTYIRDLEVFSLTQLLGDTLRELDLTSCVNVTDLSVRSIATYLHRLVVLRLGWCKEVTDWGLLGMVETTKCDPDNETSDKGPKFTRTFGNMGFFKPPRLPFEERPKLVTQNDLQQFKQQAGASLLALNRLQELDLSACDKLTDSSITQVVRYPDLHSLSLSMLPEITDASLASVAWHCRSLTSLALSHCPGISDRGVAQAVPYLQRLQHLYLSCCNNITDRSLFLLVQHCKRLRTLDISRCKNISMTTLELLHSQLPFLENVHYKFIGGADHVLAL, from the exons ATGGAAGACTGCGAATGGGAGGACTTCACAGAAACACCTGAGCTGCCGCTGGAG ATTATAGTTTACATCCTGAGCTTTCTGCACGCTTCAGACAGAAAGGAAGCCTCACTGGTCTGCCGCAGGTGGTACAGTGCCAGTCAGGACCTGCGCTTTCAG agggacGTCACCTTCTGCTTCCCGGCTTCAGCCTCATCCCTGGAGCTGATCAGGGGTCTGGGCAGAAAGTCACGCTGCAGTCTGATTATAAGCCAGCTCGATGGCTTCAGTCTGTCCAGATCACTGCTCCTGGAG GTGGGTGTGTGCTTGGGCCCTAAGTTGGAGAGCTTGGCCCTGCCTGGCAGCAGTATAACGGAGGCCTCGCTGCTGGCCCTCCTGCCTCGCCTCACCTCCCTCCGCAGGCTGGATCTCAGGGGCTTGGACAGCCTCTTCATGTCGGGGGCCTTCCTCTCCAGGGAGGAGCATAGACAGCAG GTCAGATCAGCACTCTCTGGTTTGGAGGAGCTGGACCTCTCCGACCTGCGCTACCTCTCCGACCTCACCTTCAACCGGCTCACGGGCTGTACCCCCCGCCTCCGTCGCCTCGCGCTGGCCGGCTGCCACATCGCCTTCGAGTTCGACCCGTATCGAGGGTGCCCGGTTGGAACGGTTGAGGATTCTTCGGCATTGCTGTCACTGAGGAACTTGCGGAGGTTGTTAACAGAGCAGAAATCCACCATTGTGGCTCTGGACCTCAGCAGAACCTCCATCACCCCCGAGTCTCTACGCATTATTGCACAG GTTCCGGGTTTAGTCTTAGACGAACTTTGTCTGCACGGCTGTAAGGAGCTGACCGACTACTCAGTGGAGGTCCTGGTGAAGCACCAGCCGAGCCTCAAGAAACTGGACATCAGTGCCTGCACTGAGCTGACCAACAGGTCTGTAGAGGCCGTAGCAGGGGGCCTGAAGACGCTGACACACCTCTCCTTGTCCCGTGACTGGAGGATCACTGAAAAAG GCCTGGCTGACCTTCTGTCTGTGTCGTCCCTGAGGAGTCTGGATCTGTCCGAGTGTCTGCACATCAGCGGGACAGAGATAGTGAAAGGCTTGACGGGATCCGTAGCTGCCAGAGCACAGCTGGAGACACTCAGCCTCAAGAGCTGCACCTACATCCGG GATCTTGAAGTTTTCTCTCTGACCCAGCTTCTTGGGGATACTCTCCGCGAGCTAGACTTGACATCATGTGTCAACGTGACTGACCTGTCTGTGCGCTCTATAGCCACCTACCTGCACAGGCTGGTGGTTCTGCGGCTCGGCTGGTGTAAAGAAGTCACAGACTGGGGGCTGCTGGGGATGGTGGAAACAACCAAATGTGACCCTGACAACGAGACG AGCGACAAGGGTCCCAAGTTCACCCGGACCTTCGGCAACATGGGCTTCTTCAAGCCTCCTCGTTTGCCTTTTGAGGAGCGGCCCAAGCTGGTGACGCAGAACGACCTGCAGCAGTTCAAACAGCAGGCTGGAGCTTCACTTTTAGCTCTCAAcaggctgcaggagctggaCCTGTCTGCCTGCGACAAACTCACCGACAGCAGCATCACACAG GTGGTGCGTTACCCGGACCTCCACAGTCTGTCACTCTCCATGCTGCCGGAGATCACCGACGCCAGCTTGGCATCAGTAGCCTGGCACTGCCGCAGCCTCACCAGCCTGGCCCTCAGCCACTGCCCGGGGATCAGTGACCGTGGAGTGGCACAGGCTGTACCGTATCTCCAAAGACTGCAGCATCTCTACCTCTCCTGTTGTAATAACATCACTGACAG ATCTTTGTTCCTCCTGGTGCAACACTGTAAACGCCTGCGAACACTGGACATCTCAAGGTGCAAAAACATCTCCATGACAACTCTGGAGCTCCTTCATTCACAGCTGCCCTTCCTGGAAAATGTCCACTACAAATTCATAGGTGGGGCTGATCATGTACTTGCACTCTGA